A segment of the Acidimicrobiales bacterium genome:
CCGAGCGGGCCAATCGTTTGCACCAGCGGCAGCCTGAGCGCGGGAGCGGGATAGGACACAGAGATCGTGATCCGTTGGCAGCGTCCGAACACGCCCGAGGTCAGCCCCACCGCCGCCCGCCCTGGATCTGAGACTCGGCCGGTGAGCGCGGCGAGGGCGGCCTGCTTCGCGGCGTCGATTCCGGCGAGCGCGTTCGGTGCTTGTACGTAGGTACGCGCCGCCTCACGCGCGGCGGCCGACGCCGCGGCTTTCGTCTCGACAACTGACCAGGCGTAGGCGGCAAGCATCGTGCCGATGACGAATATGGCGAGCCCGAACAGCAATCCGGCAAATCCGCCTACGAACCCGTCGTCCTCCCGGGAACGCCTCACCGAAAACGCTCCGTCCGGACGGTCACGATCCGGCTGATTCGGTTCCAGCGGGCGGGGAGCGGAAGGAAGCCCGGGCTTTCACCGGTGACGCGCAGCACCACCGCGTTGCCGTCAACTTCGAGCCACGTGAACACCGCGTGGGCCGCGCCGAAACCGCCTAGCCGGGAACGCGCGTCCGCTTCGGCGGCCGGCGCGGCGGATGCCGGCGTCGTCGAGTAAGCCACGTCCTCGGCAGCATGGGTAGCCGCCGCCGACAGCGTCGACGTCGCATACAGCTTCACGAGGATCTGAGCGGAGAACAGGAGCAGCGTGAGGAATATGGCGAACCCCACGAGGGTCCCGATCATCGCGATGCCCGCCGACTCGGAGCTGCGCCGGCGAGTGTCAGCAGTTGGTGTTGGTCTGACCGATGCAGTTGACCTGGTTGTCGACATGCTTCGCCGCATGGGTGAAAGTGGTGTTGAACGCGATCCACATGCCAACGCCTATGAACGCCATGACCAGCACCGCGATCGCTGCCGAAATCACCCCTTCACCACGTTCGTCGGGGTATTTGTCCGGGGTCCTTTGCCTGTTGTAACGAGTCTTTTGGACGGTCATCATGCTCCCTTCTCGGAACGTGTTCAGGAGTTGGAAAAAAGCCGCAGGGCGGCGAGGAACGGAACAGCCAGCAGGATCACTCCGGGAACGAGAGTCGCGACGGTGACCGGCACCCACACCTGCTGCCCGCGACGCTCGATCAGTTCGATCGTTCGCCGGTGCAAGTCGCGGCGGGCCTGGCGAGCTTCCGCGGAGACGAGTCTCCCAAGGTCAGATGTTTCCGAACCGAGGGCGAGTACGCCGACGAGACGGTAAACTCCGTCGACGCGCGCAAGCTCCGCCCACTCGCGCAGGGCTTCGGACTCGGGCACACCCTGTCTTATGCGATTCACGACGTCCCGTAGGTCGCGCGACACGCAGCCGTGGCCCTTCGATGCGATCCTTGA
Coding sequences within it:
- a CDS encoding type II secretion system F family protein, with the protein product LLVFLVIEQRLARQSERWQQTLAAEIPVVAEQIAMLLNAGYSRGSALSRIASKGHGCVSRDLRDVVNRIRQGVPESEALREWAELARVDGVYRLVGVLALGSETSDLGRLVSAEARQARRDLHRRTIELIERRGQQVWVPVTVATLVPGVILLAVPFLAALRLFSNS